One Spinacia oleracea cultivar Varoflay chromosome 4, BTI_SOV_V1, whole genome shotgun sequence DNA segment encodes these proteins:
- the LOC110805941 gene encoding histone-lysine N-methyltransferase ATXR7 yields the protein MVSSTHLFDTIKHRHKPEVDLLSAKRLKVSASGSIDSLSCLETDEFDEKTDCVTSSSPACLSSSCDSEGQIPSSSSLERSCQVNGHADAVSLASGAAGISYPRKNDNEHGSSDFVNGWMYLNEQGQMCGPYIQQQLFEGLSTGFLPDELPVYPILNGALLNPVQLKFFKQYPDQVTTGFAYLRSTTPNVSITTSSHIAPGQDTHKDTGSVLLNYDTQSHVQQASHSTDAIVSDSKLSPRTAVVQQQSLSWEEKCWLFLDGYGRVTGPHSLSELYYWHQYGYLHSSVMIRHTDNKCGPFSLLSLINACGKESSSTANTSEKESISSSELISGVSEEIGSQLHDGIMKAAHRYVLDEIIGNVIADYVAMKKAQKQLKNEHGREDLIFERNKTKDGENNSSASHAAITSCHDDASTSATAKETLEEPSSFQHMKSIGSVENYQGATEAISRVLFDYCMQVMWNAVFYEPVANCTLTWRKNKRWSHNSTEEAVALDKNSDFQKIVVVEVEASEPGVPADELDCPPGFHSIVQDSLLCDSSLIAQSHFREDKLSSPSMQHQDEDREGTIGRVEEELFMLAKTSMDDFLKISIEKEVFKLNKCLKDNGTHEVSVENSGQLSKDNDSGYAASEMLQGLVSRRICLDESHIISQGTGLLHQPAVCPHKDSSSDFLGTGFRSLGAPAITAIHCCKTDEPLPPGIADLTIDPSAQDLQKFLLDHLKIPIQAIRSHEAADLAHGNSSSNFIGHAFKRLGMPICSVIDDHRTDEAQLPGAGGEVKDIVSPTISEFRPLHLGEGIPKQKKFMGFALCRQKLHDDVLREWLSSFHDELHCLLKQRDLVQEELIIRTEECSKLTHPMQPELDHLVERSKSCYSSGPSEVSVVEEFTYSRRKKVLKKSGAEPSSPPLRDFKLHHQSSKKFGKPIISNNVSCSGALGIKNVKQKAKGVCQRETGLSSLTSKLGAVKRSLGKDRQSIRSSNGRRLQSFALPSQSTVAVDDPKHGVEKVLDMEAESNDIEELSSSSSIHSNAKKDKLANDHSQTVKNSSTVSKLKRKNLVGESSSLPSKAPKLVDAGAKQAEVKVAERRTKLKKSKVLSSCPVSVGCARSSIDGWEWHKWSSHARPSERARVRGIQITTMQRFTSDISGHHPSRVKGISARTNRVKMRNLLAAVEGAELLKASQLKARKKRLRFQRSKIHDWGLVALEPIEADDFVIEYVGELIRPRISDIREQQYEKMGIGSSYLFRLDDGYVVDATKRGGIARFINHSCEPNCYTKIVSVESQKRIFIYAKRHISAGEEITYNYKFPLEDKKIPCNCGTKRCRGSMN from the exons ATGGTGTCTTCGACGCATTTGTTCGATACAATAAAGCATCGTCATAAACCAGAAGTTGATTTGTTATCTGCTAAGAGGCTGAAAGTGTCAGCTTCTGGTAGCATAGACTCGTTATCGTGTTTGGAGACTGATGAGTTTGATGAAAAAACCGATTGTGTAACATCATCGTCACCTGCTTG TTTATCATCTTCTTGTGATTCAGAAGGTCAAATACCATCAAGCTCAAGCCTAGAGAGGAGTTGCCAAGTGAATGGACACGCAGATGCTGTTTCTCTTGCATCTGGTGCTGCTGGAATTTCGTACCCCAGAAAGAATGATAATGAGCATGGCTCGTCAGATTTTGTGAATGGGTGGATGTATCTTAATGAGCAGGGTCAGATGTGTGGGCCTTACATTCAGCAGCAATTGTTTGAGGGCTTGTCAACGGGGTTTTTGCCGGACGAGCTTCCGGTTTACCCTATTTTGAATGGCGCATTACTAAATCCTGTGCAACTGAAGTTCTTTAAACAGTATCCTGATCAAGTCACTACAGGATTTGCGTATCTTAGAAGCACTACTCCTAACGTGTCAATAACCACAAGTAGCCATATTGCACCTGGGCAAGATACCCATAAAGATACTGGTTCAGTTTTGCTTAATTATGATACACAAAGTCATGTTCAGCAGGCCTCCCATAGCACTGATGCGATAGTTTCAGACTCAAAATTATCTCCAAGGACCGCTGTAGTTCAGCAGCAG TCTCTTTCTTGGGAAGAAAAATGCTGGCTATTTCTGGATGGTTACGGGAGAGTTACTGGGCCACATTCTCTTTCAGAACTTTACTACTGGCATCAATATGGTTATCTACACAGTTCAGTTATG ATACGTCATACCGATAATAAATGCGGTCCTTTCAGTCTTCTGTCGTTGATCAATGCATGTGGAAAAGAGAGTTCTAGTACCGCGAATACATCTGAAAAGGAAAGTATCAGTTCGTCGGAACTTATATCAGGAGTATCAGAAGAAATCGGGTCACAATTGCATGATGGAATCATGAAGGCAGCTCATCGATATGTTTTGGATGAGATCATTGGCAATGTTATTGCGGATTATGTTGCTATGAAGAAGGCTCAGAAACAATTAAAGAATGAGCATGGTAGAGAAGATTTGATATTTGAAAGG AATAAAACCAAAGACGGGGAAAATAATTCTTCTGCTTCACATGCTGCAATAACTTCCTGCCATGATGATGCCTCAACTTCAGCAACAGCTAAGGAAACTCTTGAAGAGCCTTCCAGCTTTCAACACATGAAATCTATTGGCAGTGTTGAAAATTATCAGGGAGCCACTGAAGCCATCAGCCGGGTGCTTTTTGACTATTGTATGCAGGTTATGTGGAATGCTGTCTTTTATGAACCTGTTGCAAATTGTACACTCACTTGGAGAAAAAACAAACGCTGGTCACATAACAGTACTGAAGAAGCAGTTGCTTTGGACAAAAATTCTGATTTCCAGAAGATTGTAGTAGTGGAAGTTGAAGCT AGTGAGCCGGGGGTACCAGCAGATGAGCTTGATTGTCCTCCTGGATTTCATTCAATTGTGCAAGATTCTCTTTTGTGTGATTCATCTTTGATAGCCCAATCTCATTTTAGAGAAGATAAGTTATCCAGTCCCAGTATGCAACATCAAGACGAAGACAGGGAAGGGACAATTGGAAGAGTAGAAGAGGAACTTTTTATGCTTGCTAAGACATCCATGGAtgattttttgaagatttcCATAGAAAAAGAAGTGTTTAAGTTAAATAAGTGTTTGAAGGATAATGGAACACATGAG GTTTCTGTAGAAAATTCAGGACAACTGTCCAAAGACAATGACAGTGGATATGCTGCTTCAGAGATGCTCCAAGGGCTGGTTTCTAGACGCATCTGCCTTGATGAATCTCATATTATTTCACAAGGGACTGGTTTATTACATCAGCCTGCTGTGTGTCCACACAAGGACTCTTCATCTGATTTTCTTGGAACCGGTTTCAGGAGTCTTGGTGCACCTGCTATCACTGCAATTCATTGTTGTAAAACTGATGAACCGCTGCCCCCTGGAATTGCTGATTTGACTATTGACCCAAGTGCTCAGGACCTGCAGAAATTTTTGCTTGACCACTTAAAGATTCCTATCCAGGCAATAAGATCTCATGAGGCAGCTGATTTAGCACATGGAAACAGTTCATCTAACTTTATAGGACATGCTTTCAAGAGATTGGGCATGCCTATATGCAGTGTGATTGATGATCACAGAACTGACGAGGCCCAGTTACCTGGAGCAGGTGGTGAAGTTAAAGATATAGTTTCACCAACCATATCCGAGTTCCGACCATTACACTTAGGTGAGGGCATACCTAAGCAGAAGAAGTTCATGGGCTTTGCATTATGTCGGCAAAAGTTGCATGATGATGTGCTAAGAGAGTGGTTATCCTCTTTTCACGACGAGTTGCATTGTTTGTTGAAGCAACGTGATCTAGTTCAG GAGGAACTAATTATCAGAACTGAAGAATGTTCCAAGTTAACTCATCCCATGCAGCCTGAGCTTGACCATCTTGTGGAAAGATCAAAGAGTTGTTACAGCTCAGGGCCATCTGAAGTGTCTGTTGTTGAAGAGTTTACTTATTCACGGAGAAAGAAAGTACTGAAAAAATCTGGAGCTGAGCCAAGTTCTCCACCATTACGGGATTTTAAGCTCCATCATCAATCATCAAAGAAGTTTGGAAAACCAATAATTTCCAACAATGTCTCTTGCTCAGGAGCTTTAGGCATTAAGAATGTAAAGCAGAAGGCTAAAGGAGTGTGCCAGAGAGAAACAGGATTATCTTCTTTAACTTCTAAATTGGGAGCTGTTAAAAGAAGCTTGGGCAAAGATCGTCAATCAATCAGATCTTCAAATGGTCGAAGATTGCAAAGTTTTGCTTTGCCTTCTCAGA GTACTGTTGCTGTGGATGATCCCAAACATGGAGTAGAAAAGGTTCTGGACATGGAAGCAGAATCTAATGATATTGAAGAGctaagcagcagcagcagcattcACAGCAACGCCAAGAAGGATAAACTTGCTAATGATCATTCCCAAACGGTGAAGAATT CTTCAACAGTGTCAAAGCTGAAAAGAAAGAACTTGGTTGGTGAATCATCATCACTTCCGTCTAAAGCTCCGAAGCTTGTGGATGCTGGCGCAAAGCAAGCAGAAGTCAAAGTGGCTGAAAGAAGGACCAAGTTGAAAAAATCCAAGGTGCTGAGTTCCTGTCCAGTGTCTGTAGGATGTGCTCGATCTTCAATCGATGGATGGGAGTGGCATAAATGGTCCTCACATGCAAGACCTTCAGAAAGAGCTCGTGTCAGGGGAATTCAAATAACTACTATGCAGCGTTTTACTTCTGATATTAGTGGTCACCATCCATCACGCGTGAAGGGAATCTCTGCTAGAACTAATAGAGTAAAAATGCGAAATCTACTTGCAGCAGTAGAGGGTGCTGAACTATTAAAGGCTTCTCAATTGAAG GCCAGGAAAAAACGTCTGCGTTTTCAGCGGAGTAAGATTCACGACTGGGGTCTTGTTGCACTTGAACCAATTGAAGCAGATGATTTTGTCATTGAATATGTCGGGGAACTAATTCGTCCTAGG ATATCTGATATTAGGGAACAACAATATGAGAAGATGGGTATTGGCAGCAGTTACCTCTTCAGATTGGATGATGGCTATGTG GTTGATGCTACTAAACGTGGTGGCATTGCTAGATTCATAAACCATTCTTGTGAG CCTAACTGTTACACCAAAATTGTTAGCGTCGAGAGTCAAAAGAGGATATTTATTTATGCGAAACGACATATATCTGCTGGTGAAGAGATCACGTATAATTACAAGTTTCCCCTGGAGGACAAAAAGATCCCCTGTAATTGTGGTACTAAAAG GTGTCGTGGTTCAATGAACTAG